Part of the Acidobacteriota bacterium genome is shown below.
CTTCCGCCGCGACGGCGGCTCCGGGCCCCCCGCGCCGGGAGACCGCGCTCGAGGCTCCGGCGGCCGCGGCGCCGGGGCCGTCGGACGGCGCCGAACCGCGCGTGATGCCGGCGGCGCAGCGGCTCCTGCACGAGCACGGCCTGCGCCCGGATCAGGTGCAGCCGACCGGACCGGGCGGCCGCGTTCTCAAGGAGGATGTGCTGCGAGCGGCCGGAGCCGCGGCCTCCGCCCCGCCCGAGACGCCACCCGCGCCGGCGGTCCGGCCGGCCGGGCGGAGCGAGGAGGTCGTTCCGATGAGTCGCCTCCGGAAGCGGATCGCGGAGCGGCTCGTCGAGGCCCAGAGGCAGGCGGCGCTGCTGACCACGTTCAACGAGATCGACATGAGCGAGGTCATCGAGCTCCGCCGGAGATACCGGGACGCGTTCCTCGAGCGGTACGGCGTCAAGCTCGGGTTCATGTCCTTCTTCGTGAAGGCGGCGATCGACGCGCTCCGGCTGATTCCCCAGCTCAACGCGGAGATCCGGGACGGCTCGATCGTCTACCGCAACTACTACGACATCGGCGTCGCCGTGGGCGGGGGCAAGGGACTCGTCGTCCCGGTGCTGAGGAACGCGGAGCGGATGAGCTTCGCGGAGATCGAGAGGGCGATCGCCGACTTCGCCACGAGGGCTCGCACCGGCGAACTGACCCTGGAAGAGCTGCAGGGAGGAACGTTCACCATCAGTAACGGGGGCGTCTACGGCTCCCTCCTGTCGACCCCGATCGTCAACCCGCCGCAGAGCGGCATCCTCGGCCTGCATGCGATCCAGGAGCGGCCCGTCGCGCGCGAAGGCCAGGTGGTGATCAGGCCGATGATGTACGTCGCGCTGACCTACGATCACCGCCTGGTAGACGGGCGGGAGGCGGTCACGTTCCTCAAGCGCGTCAAGGAGACCATCGAGCAGCCGGCGCGCATTCTCCTGGAGATCTAGCCATGGCGGCCCGAAAGCACGATCTGGTCGTCATCGGGGCCGGCCCCGGAGGCTACGTCGCCGCCATCCGTGCGGCCCAGCTCGGTCTCGATACCGCCTGCGTGGAGAAAGAGCCGCTTCTCGGCGGAACCTGTCTGCGCGTGGGCTGCATTCCGAGCAAGGCGCTTCTCGAATCGAGCGAGCGGTACGAGGAGGCTCGCGCGCATCTCGCCGAGCACGGCATCCGGGTGAGCGGGGTCGAACTCGATCTGGCTGCCATGCAGGAGCGGAAGCGCCGCATCGTGGGGGCGTTGACCCGGGGGATCGCGGGGCTGTTCCGCAAGAACGGCGTGACGCTCTACCGCGGGACGGGGCGGCTGCTGGGACCCGGACGGGTGATGGTCCAAAGCGCCGAGGGTTCGGTCGAGTTGGAGGCGCGGACGGTCCTGCTGGCGACGGGAAGCCGTCCGGCGATCCTGCCGGGTGTCGAGCTCGACGGCGAGCACATCGGCACCAGCACCGACGCCCTGGAGTGGAACGAGGTTCCCGGACACCTGGTGGTCATCGGCGCCGGATACATCGGCCTCGAACTCGGGTCGGTGTGGCGGCGACTGGGCGCCCGGGTGACGGTTCTCGAGGTTCTCGACCGGATCCTTCCCGGGATGGACGGGGAGACCGCCGAGGAAGCCCGGAAGCTGTTCTCCCGCCAGAGACTCGAGTTCCGCCTCGGGGCTCGGGTGAAGAGCGCGCGCCACGACGGCGGGCGCTGCGTGGTGGAGCTGGAGGACGGCGAACCGATCGTGTGCGACCGGGTCCTGCTGTCCGTGGGGCGGAAGCCGAACACCGAAGGCCTGGGGCTGGAAGAGGTCGGCGTCGAACGGGACGAGCGCGGGCGGATCACGGTCGACGAGGCGTTCCGGACGAGCGTCCCGGGGATCCACGCGGTGGGCGATCTGGTCGCCGGGCCGATGCTCGCGCACAAGGCGGAGGAGGAGGGGATCGCCTGCGTGGAGAAGCTCGTCACCGGCTACGGGCACGTGAACTACGACGCGATTCCCGGCGTCGTGTACACCTCGCCCGAGATCGCCTCGGTTGGGCGCACCGAAGAGCAGCTCCGGGAGGAGGGCGTGCCCTACAAGAAGGGAGTCTTCCCGTTCGCCGCGAACGGGAGAGCCCGGACCCTGGCCGCCACCGACGGGCGCGTCAAGGTCCTGGCCCACGAGCGGACGGACCGCCTGCTCGGCGTGCATATCATCGGCCCCCGCGCCGGCGACCTGATCGCCGAGGCGGCCGTCGCGATCGAATTCGGCGCGAGCAGCGAGGACCTGGCCCGCTCCGTGCACGCCCACCCAACGCTTCCGGAAGCGATCAAGGAGGCGGCGCTCGCCGCCTTCGATCGGCCGATCCACCTGTGATGGCACGACCGGAACCCACTCCGTTCCAGCGGGACTGCATGCGCAGGATCGAGCGGATGCTCGCCCGCCGCGGGATGCAGGCCGCTTTCGGCCCGCTGCGCGCGCATCCCGACCCGACGCGCCGCGAGCCCGACAGGAGCGGTCACCTCCACGCCGACCTGCCGGGACCGCGCGGGGTGATCGAGGTCTTCCTCTACGCCGGGGAAGCGGCGTTCAAGAGCGGGGGAGCCTGGTACGTCTTCGAGACCCACCGGTACTCGGGGCCGGAGGCGCTCGCCGAGGCTTTCGTCGCCGCCCTGGAGCGCTCCTGCGCCGGGAGCTGACGCCGCCGTGGCGGAGACTCGGTCGCGGACGGGAGCCGTTCTCGTCACCGGCGCATCCTCCGGCATCGGGCGTGCCGTCTGCGACCGGCTCGCCGCCGGGGGACGGCGCGTCTTCGGAGGCGTGCGGCGTGCCGGGGACGCCGAGCGCCTGCGCTCGGCCGGCATCGAGGCGGTGCGGCTGGACGTGACCGATCCCGCCTCGGTCCGCGACGCGGTGCGGACGATCGAGGGCGCGCTCGGAAACGAGCCGCTCGCGGGCCTCGTCAACAACGCGGGCGTCGCGGCGATCGGGCCGCTCGAACAGCTTCCCCTGGACGCCTTTCGCAACGTGTTCGAGGTGAACGTGCTCGGGGCGGCGGCCGTGACGGCCGCCTTCCTGCCCCGCCTGCGCGCGGCTCGCGGGCGGATCGTGATGATCAGCTCGGTGTCGGCGGTGTTCGCGGCTCCCCTGTTCGGAGCGTACTCGGCGTCGAAGGCGGCTCTGGAGACCCTGTCGGACGGGCTCCGGCGCGAGCTGCGACCGCACGGCGTGGGTGTGACGGTCATCAGGCCGGGTCCGATCCGGACCCCGATCTGGCAGAAATTCGACGCGGAAGCGGCCCGTGCCTACAAGGAGGGTCCTTACGGCGCCCAGGCGGCCAAGGTGCTCGGCGCCGTTCGGTCGGCGGAGCGGAACGCCGCCGCTCCCGAGCTCGTGGCCCGCGCCGTGGTGCGCGCGCTGGAGGCGCGGCGGGCACCCCGCATCGTCCTCGTTTCGAACCGCCCCTGGTTCCATCGACTCGTCGCCGGCTTGCCCCGATGGCTGGGCGACATCCTCGTCGGGTGATGGTGCGGGGCCGGCGGTACCTCTGGCGCAGCCGCTGGCTCGTCGCGCCCCGCGCGACCCTCCCTGGGCGCGCCCTGTTCGCTGTCGGCGACGTCCACGGCCGGGCGGACCTGCTCGGGCCGCTCCTCGAGGTGCTCCGGAGAAGGATCCGGGAGACCGGCGGGGAAGCCACCGTGGTCCACCTGGGGGATTACGTGGACCGCGGCCCCCGATCGGACCGGGTGCTCGATCTGGTCGCCGCCGGGCTCGGAGAGCCGCGGGCGGACGAGGTCGCGCTCCTGGGAAACCACGACGCCATCCTGGTGGAGATCCTCCGTCACACCGAGCCGGAACCGGACCTCATCGACGCGTGGATGCGCATGAACGCCGTCCCGACGCTTCTCGCCCTCGGCCTCTCCGAGGAGGACGTGGGCGTGCCCCCGGCCGCGTTCCGCGAACGGCTCGCCGCGGCGCTCGGCACGCGGCGCCTGGCGTTCCTCCGCGGACTGCGCTTGATGCACCGGGTGGGCGGCTATCTGTTCGTCCACGCGGGAATCGATCCGGCGGCCGACATCGCCTCGCTCGACCCGCTCACGCTGCTCACCATTCGCGAGCCCTTCCTTTCGGGAAGCGCGAGCTGGATCCACCCGTTCGTGGTGGTGCACGGGCACACCCCGATGCAGCCGGCGGTCCTGCCGCACCGGATCGGCGTCGACACCGGGGCGGCGTTCACCGGGGCCCTCACGGCGGCGGAGATCCGGGAGAACCGCGTCCGCTTCCTCACGGTGACCGACGGCCCCGGTCCGGAGTGGCGCGACCCGCTGCCCGGGGATCCCGAAGCGGTTTCCTACGAGCCGCCCGTGCCGCTCGGATCCGGCTGAAACGTGCGGCCGCCCGGTGAGACGCGGCACGGGCGGGGCCGGCACTAGACTGGCGCCGCCTCCGCTGCGTAGTGAATCATGAGAATTCCGGGCTCTCGGCGGAGGGAGCGTGAGGGCGAACCCGGGCGGCGGCGGTGATGCGGGAGCGGTGATCGCGCTGCACGAGGTCACGCGCGTCTACCGCATGGGCTCCAGCGAGATCCGCGCTCTCGACGGAGTTTCCCTCCGGATCAGGACGGGGGAGTTCGTCGCGTTCACCGGGCCGAGCGGGTCGGGCAAGTCCACCCTGATGAACATCCTGGGCTGTCTCGACACGCCGACGTCGGGACGGTACGAGCTGGACGGCCGGGAGGTCTCCCGGCTGTCGGACGACGAACGGGCGGAGATCCGGAACCGGCGGGTGGGCTTCGTGTTCCAGACCTTCAACCTCCTGCCTCGGCTGACCGCGCTGCAAAACGTCGAACTGCCGCTGGTCTACGGCCGCGTTCCGGTCGCCGAGCGCCGGCGGCGGGCCCAGGAGGCGCTGGAAACCGTCGGACTGGCCGACCGAGCCGGGCACCGTCCGGACCAGCTCTCCGGTGGCCAGCGCCAGCGCGTGGCGATCGCACGGGCGCTCGTCACGCGGCCGGCCATCCTCCTGGCGGACGAGCCCACCGGGAACCTCGACAGCGGCACGACGGAGGAGATCCTCGAGCTGTTCGAATCGCTGCACCGGAGCGGTCACACGATCGCCCTCGTCACCCACGAGCGCGAGGTGGCCGCCCGGGCCGAGCGGGTCGTCCGCATGAGGGACGGCCGGATCGTCGGGGAGGAAGGCGGCGATGCGCGCGGCTGAAACGGCCGCGGCCGTCCTTCTGGCCGGTCTCGCGGGCTGGATCGGCCTGCGCGGCGCGCCGCCGCCGGCCCAGGTTCCCGGGGCGCCACCCGACCCGGGCGAGGCGGTGGTCTCCACCGGTCCCGTCGAAGAGATCGTGCGGCTCACCGGTGAGCTGACGGCCCGGGAAGCGGAGCGGTTCACCGTCCCGCTCGCCTCCGGATGGAGGCTCCAGCTCAAATGGCTGATCGACGAGGGGACGGCGGTCCGGCCCGGCGACGTGGTGGCGCGCTTCGAGCCGTCCGTCACCGAGAGCGTGCTCGAGGAGGCGGAGACCAACCTCGACCAGAAGAGCCGGGAGCTGGCTTTCAAGCGCCTGGAGGGCGAACAGAAGCGGCTCGCTCTCGAGCGGGAGCTGGCGCGGGCGCAAGCCGAGTGCGACAAGGCGGAGATCGACGCCTCCGTTCCGCCCGAAGTCGTGGAGGGCCGCGAGTACCGGCAGCGCCGTTTGGCTCTCGAGAAGGCGCGGCGGAAACTCGAGGACGCGGAGCAGGCTCTCCAGGCGGGCCGGCTCCAGACTGCCGCCGAACTGTTCGCGCTGGAAATCGAAGTGGCCGATCTCGAGGACGACGTCGGCCGGTTTCGGAAGGAGCTGGCCTCCCTCGAGCTGCGGGCGCACCGGCCGGGGATCGTCGTTCACGAGTATCACCCGTGGTGGGGGCGCAAGGTCCAGGAAGGCGACCGCCTGGAGGCGACCTTGCCCGTGGCCAGCATCCCGGACCTCTCCACGCTCGAGGTCGAGGCCTGGGCGACCGAAACCGAAGTGGCCCGCCTCGCCCCCGGACAGAAGGTCCGGCTCGCCTTCGATGCGCTGCCCGGCCGGGAGTTCACCGGGGTGGTCACCGACGTGGCGGAGCGCGGCACGCGCCGCCCCGCCTGGGGAAACGGCTCGTACTTTCGCGTCGGCATCGCTCTGGACGAGCGGGACGAAGAGGTGATGCGGCCCGGGATGAGCGCGCGGTGCGACGTCCTCGTTCGCTCCGCAGAGGGGCTACCGCGCGTGCCGGTCCACATGATCGGCCGAGACGGCGCGCGCGCCTGGGTTCGGTCCCGGGCGCGCGGCGTGGTGCCGGTCGAAATCGTCGCCGAGGGACCGCTCCTCGCCGCCGTGAGACCGCTTTCCGGGGCGGCGCTCGCGGACGGGGAGGCGCTGGTTCCCCCCGGAGAGGCGCCGCCGGAGGCGGTGCGATGAGGACCGCCGGTATCCGCCGCGTGGTTCTCCGCCGCTGGCCGCTGCTGCTGGCGGCGGCGGTGCTGGCGGTCGCGGCCTTCAGCCGGCAGACCGGCGTTCCCGGGTCGCGACGCGGGACGATCGTGGAGCTGGTTCCGGAACCGGTGACCCGCCGCGTCCACGCTTCCGGGGAGCTGCGGCCGGCGCGGCCCGTCACCATCGGCCCGCCGGTGATCCGCCACATATGGAACTACACGATCACCAGCCTGGTGGAGGAGGGGAGCGTGGTGGAGGCGGGCGCCCCGGTCGTCACCTTCGACACCAGGGAGCTGCAGGAGACCCTGGATGTCAAGCGCTCCGAGCTGGAGACCGCCCGGCGGGAGCTGGACAAGATCCGGCTCGAAGAGCAGGACAAGCTGGACAAGCTCCTCGTGGAACACGCGGAGCTGGAGGCGCAACGCGCCCGGCTCGCCCGGAAGCTCGCCGTCCCGCCGGAGCTGGTGGAACGCAACGAGCTGGCGAAAACGCGGATCGACGCCGCGCTGGTGAACAAGGAGATCGAACTCAACGAGCGGCAGACGGAGCTGCAGCGCGAGAGCATGGCCACCCGGATCGAACTCTACGAAAAGCACGTCGCCCGTCTCGCACGCCGCGTGGCCGAGATCGAGCGCAACATCGAAGCGATGACCGTGAGGGCGCCGCGCGGGGGCTTCGTGTCGTTCCCGAAGGAACGCGGCCTGGAGAAGCCGAAGGTGGGAGAAACGGTCTGGTCCGGGCGCCCGTTGCTGGAGATCGCCGACCTTTCGAACATGGAGGTGGCGGCGGAGATCGACGAGCCCGACGCGAGCCTCGTGCGCCCCGGGCAGCGCGTCGAGATCCGGCTCGACGCGGCGCCCGACCGGCGGTTCTCGGGAAAGGTGCTGCGGCTCGGCCGGCTGTTCCGCATCAAGTCCAGCGACATGCCGAAGAAGGTCCTCGACGCGGTCGTCTCCATCGACGATCCCGATCCGGAACTGATGCGTCCCGGCATGGCGGCCCAGCTGGAGATCCTCTGCGAGGCTCCCCGGCATGGTCTGCTCGTGCCGGAAGAGGCGGTCGTTCAGGGGCCGCAGGGCCCTGCCGTCCTGGTGCTCGACGGAAACCGCGAGCGGTGGGTGACGGTCGAACTGGGCGAGAGGGTGGCGGGGAGGGTGGTGGTGCGCGGCGGCCTGCGCCCGGGCGATCGCGTCGTCGTGGCCGGGGGGCAGCGGTCGTGAACGCGGGCCGCGCCGTGCTCGTCCTGGGCGCCGCCACCGCGGCCGCCTGCGCCTTCGCGCGATCCCCGCGCGACCCGGTGCCGGCGTTCGAGGTGCGGCCGGGCCCGTTCGAGCTGCGGATCGAGGCTCGGGGCCGGCTCCATCCCGCTGACGCGACGCCGATCGAAGCCCCGTCCGTGAGGGCCCGGGCGTTCCTGGCGTGGCTCGCGCCCGACGCGAGCCGCGTGGCGGCGGGCGATCTGCTGTTCCGGATCGACGACCGCGATCTCCGGATGCGGCTCGAGCGCGCGCGGGCCAAGGTGGAGCGCATCGAACGGCAGATCGCCGCGAAGCGGCGCGCGCTCGAAAAGGAGCGGCGCTCGATCGAGGGGGAGATCGCCCTCGTCGCCCGGGAGCTGGAGGACGCCGAAACCGCCGCACCCCGCGACCCGCGCCTGTTCCCGCGCGCCGAGATCATCGACGCCGAAGCGAACGTGCAGCTTCTGCGGGCGAAGCGGCGCCATCTGGAGAACAAGCTGGCGCGCTACCGGGACCGGGCCCGTGCCGAGCTGGAGATCCTCGAATCGGAACGGAAGACGGAAGCGATCAAGGTGGCGCTGATCGAGAAGGACATCGCGCGGCTGGAGGTCCGCGCGCCCCATGCGGGAATCTTCTATCACCGGCGCTACTGGAATGGCGAGCCGATCCGGGTGGGAGCCACCTTGTGGGGGGGGATGGAGGTCGGCGAGCTCGCGGGCGTCGATCGGCTCGAGGCGAGGGTGCACGTTCTCGAATCGGAGGCGGCCGGGTTGGCCGAGGGGCTTCCCGCGACGGTACGCCCGCTCGCGCGTCCGGATCTGGAGATCTCCGGCCGGGTGAAACAGATCGAACCGGTGGCGAAGCCGATCGAGGAGGGAAGCCCGGTGAAGTATTTCACCGTGGTGTTGTCCCTCGAACCGGCGGCTGGCGAAGGACTCCGGGCCGGGGGCCGGGTCTCGGCCAGCATCAGTGTGGCGCGGCTCGAGCACGCGCTCGCCGTGCCCAACCAGGCGATCTTCACCATCGACGGCGAGCCGGCGGTGTTCGTCGCCACGCGGGCCGGTTTCGAGCCGCGCCGGGTGGTGCCGGGCCGGCGGAGCGCGAGCCGGACCGTCATCGTGGAGGGCCTCGAGGCGGGGGCGCGCGTGGCGCTGGTCGACCCGCGGAAGGGAGGTCCGGCCTGATGGACTGGCGGACCGGATTCGAGCAGGCGTTCGCGGAGTTCGCCCGCCACAAGCTGCGGACGACCCTGACCATGCTGGGCATGATCTTCGGCGTGGGCGCAGTCGTCTCGATGCTGGCGATCGGGGAAGGCGCGGAGCGCGAAGCCCTGCGGATCATCGACGCTCTCGGGTTGCGAAACATCATCGTCGAGGCGGTCCCACAGCCCGAGGAGCGCCTGCAGGAGATCCGCGAGCAATCTCTCGGACTCAACCGGCGTGACTGGGAGATCGCCCTGGAGACCCTCCCGCAGGTCACCCGTTCGGCCGCGGTGAAACGAGTGAACGTCTACACGCTCTTCGCCGAGGGAGGGCAGGGCGACGCCGAGGTGCTCGGGGTGTCGCCCGACTACTTCCGCCTGGCGCACCTGAGGATTCACCGCGGGCGGCCGCTGACGGCGCGCGACGAGCTCACGCAGGCCCCGGTGTGTGTGCTGGGAGAGCGCGCGGCCGACGCCCTGTTCGGCGGGCGCGATCCGCTGGGCCGGGCCGTGAAGGTCAACCACACGTGGCTGACCGTGGTCGGGCTGCTGGAGCCGCGCGATCTGAAGCGGCGCGAATTCGAAGGCGTTCGGCTGTCGGGGCCGGAGAACCGCATCTACCTGCCGCTGGCGACGGCCCGCGCGAGGTTCCGCTTCAAGCCGATGGAGGAGGAGCTGGACGCGATCCATTTCGAGATCGGTTCCCGGGAGGCGATCGCCTCGGCGGCGGCGACGCTCGGGGGATTGCTCGGAGCCCGCCACGGGGGCGTGGAGGATTTCCGGGTCATCGTGCCGGAGAAGCTGCTCGCGCAGCACCGGCGGACGCAGCGGGTGTTCGACGTGGTCATGGCCGCGATCGCTTCGATCTCGCTGCTCGTCGGCGGGATCGGTATCATGAACATCATGCTGGCCAACGTTATGGAGCGGACGCGCGAGATCGGTGTCCGCCGCGCCCTCGGAGCGAAGCAGCGCGACATTCGGCGCCAGTTCCTCATCGAGGCCTTCGCGATCTCGCTGGCGGGCGGCGCGATGGGGATCGCGCTCGGCTTCGGACTGGCGTGGGGGATTTCGCTCTTTTCGGGATGGCCGTTCGCATGGTCCCTGTCGGGACCGCTCCTCGCCGTGGGCATTTGCGCGCTCGTCGGCCTCGTCTTCGGGATCTACCCGGCCGCCCAGGCGGCCCGGCTCGACCCGGTCGAAGCGTTGAACCGCGGTGGTTGACGTGCGGCCGTCGGCGGGCGGAGAGCCGCTCCACTACGCCTACCTCCACGGCTTCGCCTCCGGCCCGCACTCCTACAAGGGCGGCCTGCTCGCCCGCGCGCTCGACGAGCACGGCGTCCACCTGCACCGCCCCGACCTCAACGTCCCGTCGTTCGAGCGCTTGACCGTCACCGGGTCGCTCGCCGCGATCGACGCCGTGGACCGGGCGGTGGCCGCGGGCGGCGGGCGGTGGCGGCTGATCGGCTCGAGCATGGGGGGCTACCTCGCGGCGCTGTGGGCGGCGGCGAATCCCGGCCGCGTCGACTCGCTGGTGCTGCTCTGCCCCGGCTTCGGCATCACCGAGCGGTGGCCGAAGCTCCTCGGGGAGGAGGCCATGGCGGCCTGGAAGCGGCGCGGCACGATCGACTGGCCGGACGGAGAGGGACGGGTCAGGCCGCTTCACTGGGCGTTCGTCGAGGACGCGCGGCGCTACCCGCCCGAACCGGAGGTTCCCTGCCCGACCCTCATCCTGCACGGCACGCGTGACGACGTGGTTCCCGTGGAGACGTCGCGACGCTATGCGGCCAGCCGGCCCCACGTGTCGCTGGTCGAGCTTCCCGACGGCCATGCGCTGCTCGATGTGGAAGGAGAGGTGGTCGCCTGGACACTTCGCTTCTTCGGCTTGTCCCCTTCGACAGGAGGCGTGCGCTGATGCCGCCCGGACCGGAGCGGTGGGCGGAGCGCTACGCCGCCGGTGACACCCCGTGGGATCTCGGGAAGCCTCACCCGGAGCTCGTCCGGCGCCTCGCCGCCGGTCAGCTGTCCCCGCCGCCGGGCGGCCGGGCGCTGGTGCCCGGTTGCGGGCGCGGTCACGATGCGGGGGCGCTTGCGCAGGCAGGTTGGAAGGTGGTCGCCATCGACGTGGTGGACGGCCTCGCCCGAGAGGTGGGGCCGCGTCTCGAACGCCACGGAGGCCGGTTCGTGGCGGGTGACGCGCTCGCTTGGGAGCCGCCCGCGCCGTTTCATCTGCTGTTCGAGCACACGTTCTTTTGCGCCCTCGACCCTTCGGAGCGCCCCCGGTACGGAGCGATGGCGCGGCGCGCGCTGGCGCCGGGGGGACTCCTCGTCGCGGTCGTCTTCCCTTGCGGCAAGCCCGCCTCCGCCGGCGGGCCTCCCTATGGCTTCACACCGGCCGATTTGGAAGAGGTCCTCGGACCCGAGTTCGTCCGGCTTCGTGACGAACCGTGCCGCCACCGCGCGCGCGACGTCTGGGACGAACGCTGGACCCAGTGGGTCCGGCGGCCGGTGCCGGCGGGGGGATCGGCGGCTTCGGCGTGAGGCGCGCCGCTCAGCGGTTTTCGCCTCCGGCGCGGCCGACGAGGTCGGCGAGCGTCGTCTTCTTGTAGCCGGCGGGCAGGACGAACTTCGCGTCCGGCACGCTTCCCGGCTCCACCTTCAGGAGTTCGGAGATCGACAGGCCGGTCACGCGGCCGTCCGACAGTCGGAGCGTGAGAACGCGTACGGGGAGGCCCTTCTCCCACAGGGCTTCTTCGGCGTCCGGTTCGGAATTTCCCGCGCCGCCGAGCGCTTCCTTCATCCCCCGCTCCAGCCGCTCGATGCTGCCGCGCAAGCCGTACGTGTCCGGAGCGACCCACCCCACGATGCGGCGCCCCGGTGCGCGCACTTCGTAGGCTTCCGCCTCCCACGCGCCGATGCGGGCCCTCTTCCCGAGGGGAGCGGGGACGGGTCGGGCGGCGGGCGCCTCTCCCGGGGAGAGGCCGGACTTCATCTGGGCGATGGCGCGCTCGATCTCCTCGGTAGGCATGCCGGCCTGGGCCATGGCGGCCCGCGCCTGATCCATCGCCGCATCGATCATCCGCTGGGTCTCCGCGGCGGAGATCTCGACGTACAGCCGCTCGGTGTCGCTCACCATCCAGAGCCGCCCCTGCGCTTCGTCCGCGAGCACCCAGCCGAACGGCGCTTCGGCGTCGGCCGTGTCGGCCCGCAGCCGGCTCCCCTTGATGTAGATCGTCTGCTCGGCCGTTTCGGTGCCGGCGCCTTGGAGGGCGGAGACGTCTTCCGGCGACAGACCGAGCGCCCAGCCGGCGACCTCCTCGGCCGACCCGGCCGCACCCTGGTGGGCCGCGGCGTAGCCGCGGAGGATCGCTTCCCGCGTGACGGTGGTCTCGCGAATGGCGAGGACACCTTCGAAGTCTCCGGCCGGCGCGGCGGCGGGGGTCAGGAAAAAGACGAGCGCGATTCCCGCGGCGGCTCGGCGCGCAGCGACGGCGGTCATGACAGCTCCTTTCCGCGGCCGCGGCGGAGCCCGCGGGCACCGCCGCCCCGAGAGGGCAGTCTACCGCACGCGTGGGGGCGGCGCGGTTGCCGCGCGGGGCACCTCCGTGGTATCGGTAGCGCGCTTGACCACACCATCCGCCGCCGGAGTTTCGGGAAAGGGGTGGAATTCCCCTGCCGCCCGGCGACTGTGAGCGGCGACGGCGGCTGCAGGCCCCCCGGGCGGGGGCGGCCACTGGAACGGAAGCGTTCCGGGAAGGCGCGGCCGGCCGGACGACCCGCGAGCCAGGAGACCGGCCCCGGCGGACAGGGTGGAACCGACCAGGGGCAGGTTCCGCCGCTTCCCAGCAGGTGACGCACCGCCCCTCCGGCGCCGTCGGGCGCGGGAGAGGCGTGCGTCCCGGAAACCGGCCCCGGGGATACCCGGCGCGAAGGCGCCGGCAGGCCTCGGGGCGTTCGTTTCCAGGAGATCGCACCCGCGGGGGACGCCGGCCGGCCTGTCCGGGCGCCGCGGTCCCGCGCGAGGCGCGGGCGTCCCCTGGGCGGCGCGCGGCCAGGACCTCCGGCGGAGCCCGCGAGGAGGTATCGACCGTGCGCCGCATTTCGTTCGTTCTCGCCGCCGTCCTGGCCATTCCCTTCGCCGCCCGCGCCGCCGCGCCCGGCGCGCCGGCGGGCAACGCCACCCTCGTGACGTTCGCCGCCGACCCGCTGTCCGACTCCCGGATCCGTCTCGAGGGAGCCTTCGCCGGGCGCGTCGCGTGGAGGGACGACGCGCCGGCCTTCCCCGGCGACGCGCCGGGTTCGCTATCGGCGCGCTACCGCGACGACTGGCCGTTCGCGCGGGTCGGCTGGCCGCTGGCGGAGCCTCTCGACGAGGAAACCCCCTTCACGGCGGCGGCTGCGTTCGTCATCGAGCCGGAGGGCTTCTGGGCCGATCCGAACGGATTCTTCGAGATCTCGTTCGGCCTGTACAGTTCCGAGGCGACCGGCGCGCAGCGCGTCTGGTACGGGCCGGACGCCGACACCTTCGAGCTTCTCGAGTTCGACTACTTTCCGAACGTCTCGCCGCTCTTCGGCGGGCCGTACCTGTCGCCCGCGCTGTTCGGCGCCGCCAACGAGGACGATCCGGCGTTCCCGTTCGCGGGGGCGTACGCGAACGCGGCGTTCTATTTCGGCCCGCCCGTCGAGCTGCCTCAGGGAGAGCCGCTGCTGGCGCTGATCGAGCACCGGCCCGGCCAGGACGCCGCCGTGGTGAGCGTGTCGCGGATCCTGGAGGACGGCTCCCTCGTTCCGGTCTCGGGGGCGGTGGCGGTGCTGCCGCTCGACGCCCTGACGCTGCGCCGCTACGCCTTCGACACCTTGGGGCTGACCTTCTGGTCCTCCGGGGCGGAGGCGCCCGCGATCGACGTCACCGTCCGCTACCACCTGCTCGCCGTTCGGCCAGGGCTGGTGGCACCGCGGAGCCTCGGAGAGGTCGCGGGTGATTGACGTGCGCGTGGGGGTGGCCGCGGCGCTCGCCGCCGCGGCCGCCGGCGCACCCGCCATCGCCGGCGGCGAG
Proteins encoded:
- a CDS encoding HlyD family efflux transporter periplasmic adaptor subunit, with amino-acid sequence MRAAETAAAVLLAGLAGWIGLRGAPPPAQVPGAPPDPGEAVVSTGPVEEIVRLTGELTAREAERFTVPLASGWRLQLKWLIDEGTAVRPGDVVARFEPSVTESVLEEAETNLDQKSRELAFKRLEGEQKRLALERELARAQAECDKAEIDASVPPEVVEGREYRQRRLALEKARRKLEDAEQALQAGRLQTAAELFALEIEVADLEDDVGRFRKELASLELRAHRPGIVVHEYHPWWGRKVQEGDRLEATLPVASIPDLSTLEVEAWATETEVARLAPGQKVRLAFDALPGREFTGVVTDVAERGTRRPAWGNGSYFRVGIALDERDEEVMRPGMSARCDVLVRSAEGLPRVPVHMIGRDGARAWVRSRARGVVPVEIVAEGPLLAAVRPLSGAALADGEALVPPGEAPPEAVR
- a CDS encoding FtsX-like permease family protein, with amino-acid sequence MDWRTGFEQAFAEFARHKLRTTLTMLGMIFGVGAVVSMLAIGEGAEREALRIIDALGLRNIIVEAVPQPEERLQEIREQSLGLNRRDWEIALETLPQVTRSAAVKRVNVYTLFAEGGQGDAEVLGVSPDYFRLAHLRIHRGRPLTARDELTQAPVCVLGERAADALFGGRDPLGRAVKVNHTWLTVVGLLEPRDLKRREFEGVRLSGPENRIYLPLATARARFRFKPMEEELDAIHFEIGSREAIASAAATLGGLLGARHGGVEDFRVIVPEKLLAQHRRTQRVFDVVMAAIASISLLVGGIGIMNIMLANVMERTREIGVRRALGAKQRDIRRQFLIEAFAISLAGGAMGIALGFGLAWGISLFSGWPFAWSLSGPLLAVGICALVGLVFGIYPAAQAARLDPVEALNRGG
- a CDS encoding alpha/beta fold hydrolase codes for the protein MVDVRPSAGGEPLHYAYLHGFASGPHSYKGGLLARALDEHGVHLHRPDLNVPSFERLTVTGSLAAIDAVDRAVAAGGGRWRLIGSSMGGYLAALWAAANPGRVDSLVLLCPGFGITERWPKLLGEEAMAAWKRRGTIDWPDGEGRVRPLHWAFVEDARRYPPEPEVPCPTLILHGTRDDVVPVETSRRYAASRPHVSLVELPDGHALLDVEGEVVAWTLRFFGLSPSTGGVR
- a CDS encoding efflux RND transporter periplasmic adaptor subunit, producing MRTAGIRRVVLRRWPLLLAAAVLAVAAFSRQTGVPGSRRGTIVELVPEPVTRRVHASGELRPARPVTIGPPVIRHIWNYTITSLVEEGSVVEAGAPVVTFDTRELQETLDVKRSELETARRELDKIRLEEQDKLDKLLVEHAELEAQRARLARKLAVPPELVERNELAKTRIDAALVNKEIELNERQTELQRESMATRIELYEKHVARLARRVAEIERNIEAMTVRAPRGGFVSFPKERGLEKPKVGETVWSGRPLLEIADLSNMEVAAEIDEPDASLVRPGQRVEIRLDAAPDRRFSGKVLRLGRLFRIKSSDMPKKVLDAVVSIDDPDPELMRPGMAAQLEILCEAPRHGLLVPEEAVVQGPQGPAVLVLDGNRERWVTVELGERVAGRVVVRGGLRPGDRVVVAGGQRS
- a CDS encoding HlyD family efflux transporter periplasmic adaptor subunit: MNAGRAVLVLGAATAAACAFARSPRDPVPAFEVRPGPFELRIEARGRLHPADATPIEAPSVRARAFLAWLAPDASRVAAGDLLFRIDDRDLRMRLERARAKVERIERQIAAKRRALEKERRSIEGEIALVARELEDAETAAPRDPRLFPRAEIIDAEANVQLLRAKRRHLENKLARYRDRARAELEILESERKTEAIKVALIEKDIARLEVRAPHAGIFYHRRYWNGEPIRVGATLWGGMEVGELAGVDRLEARVHVLESEAAGLAEGLPATVRPLARPDLEISGRVKQIEPVAKPIEEGSPVKYFTVVLSLEPAAGEGLRAGGRVSASISVARLEHALAVPNQAIFTIDGEPAVFVATRAGFEPRRVVPGRRSASRTVIVEGLEAGARVALVDPRKGGPA